A window of the Teredinibacter franksiae genome harbors these coding sequences:
- the ispH gene encoding 4-hydroxy-3-methylbut-2-enyl diphosphate reductase, whose translation MEIKLANPRGFCAGVDRAIDIVNRTLDVFGAPIYVRHEVVHNKFVVESLKERGAVFVDELEDVPDDVIVIFSAHGVSQAVRAEAQRRGLKVFDATCPLVTKVHVEVAKYSSEGRECILIGHAGHPEVEGTMGQYDTSNGGIIYLVEDEADVARLQVKNPKHLCYVTQTTLSMDDTARVIDSLREKFPYIRGPRKDDICYATQNRQDAVRQLALECDLVLVVGSPNSSNSNRLRELAERCGVKSYLVDGPEDLDQKWFNQVHTVGITAGASAPEVLVKDIFDGLMAMGASAPQELSGREENISFSLPRELR comes from the coding sequence ATGGAAATTAAATTGGCAAACCCCCGTGGCTTTTGTGCGGGAGTGGATCGTGCGATTGATATCGTCAATCGGACTTTGGATGTTTTTGGCGCTCCTATTTATGTTCGTCACGAAGTTGTCCACAACAAATTTGTTGTAGAAAGTTTAAAAGAGCGCGGTGCGGTTTTTGTCGATGAGCTTGAGGATGTGCCAGATGACGTCATCGTTATTTTTAGTGCTCACGGTGTTTCACAGGCGGTTCGTGCCGAGGCCCAACGCCGGGGTTTAAAGGTGTTTGACGCGACTTGCCCACTGGTTACCAAGGTGCATGTTGAGGTCGCCAAATACAGCAGCGAAGGGCGTGAATGCATTTTAATTGGTCATGCTGGTCACCCTGAAGTTGAAGGCACCATGGGCCAGTATGATACGTCCAACGGCGGCATTATTTATTTAGTGGAAGATGAAGCGGATGTGGCGCGGTTACAGGTTAAAAACCCGAAACACCTTTGCTATGTAACGCAAACAACACTCTCCATGGATGATACCGCACGGGTCATTGATAGCCTGCGAGAAAAGTTTCCCTATATCAGGGGCCCCCGTAAAGATGATATTTGTTACGCAACGCAAAACCGTCAGGATGCTGTAAGGCAGTTGGCGTTGGAATGTGATCTTGTTCTGGTTGTTGGCTCACCCAATAGTTCTAACTCGAATCGGTTGCGCGAGCTAGCCGAGCGCTGCGGTGTAAAGTCATACTTAGTGGATGGCCCTGAAGACTTAGATCAAAAGTGGTTTAACCAAGTACATACAGTGGGAATAACCGCTGGCGCTTCCGCCCCCGAGGTTCTGGTTAAAGATATATTTGATGGTTTAATGGCTATGGGCGCTTCGGCACCACAGGAACTTAGTGGGAGGGAAGAAAATATCAGCTTTTCGTTGCCTAGAGAACTGCGCTGA
- a CDS encoding FKBP-type peptidyl-prolyl cis-trans isomerase has translation MVEMVIAEGAQVTLHFALVLENGDIVDSNFDGEPATFAVGDGSLLPGFEHSLFGMASGENAELTIPPEKAFGQPNPNNIQHVDRSAFSEDFELAQGLVVSFADAAGSETPGIIVDADDKEVTVDFNHPLAGKSILFKVEIIAVVLAVTH, from the coding sequence ATGGTTGAAATGGTTATTGCTGAGGGTGCTCAGGTTACTCTGCATTTTGCGCTGGTACTCGAAAACGGCGACATCGTTGATTCCAATTTTGACGGCGAGCCGGCCACGTTTGCGGTGGGGGATGGCAGTTTGTTGCCTGGCTTTGAGCATTCATTGTTCGGAATGGCCAGCGGTGAAAATGCCGAGCTCACCATTCCGCCAGAAAAGGCTTTCGGCCAGCCAAACCCCAATAATATTCAGCATGTCGATCGCAGCGCTTTTAGTGAAGACTTCGAGCTTGCACAGGGATTGGTGGTGTCGTTTGCCGACGCCGCCGGATCTGAAACTCCCGGTATAATTGTTGATGCAGACGACAAAGAGGTGACCGTGGATTTTAACCACCCGCTGGCGGGAAAAAGCATTCTCTTCAAGGTGGAAATTATTGCCGTTGTGCTGGCCGTAACCCACTAA
- the lspA gene encoding signal peptidase II produces MLNQLQTVWKWYLLALVVIVLDQITKQWAAGVLEYAQVERVTSFFYLTLRHNNGAAFSLFAEGSGWQRWFLGGLAAIVSVLLVVWIARLRSTNWRESCALALVLGGALGNLIDRALFGYVIDFIAVHYQHHEWPAFNIADSAICIGAGLMIWDAVFTKKAGSPKVESHG; encoded by the coding sequence TTGCTTAATCAATTACAGACGGTATGGAAGTGGTATCTGCTGGCCCTAGTTGTGATTGTGTTGGACCAGATTACTAAGCAGTGGGCAGCGGGGGTATTAGAATATGCTCAGGTTGAGCGCGTCACCTCCTTTTTTTACCTGACCCTGCGCCATAACAACGGAGCGGCTTTTAGTCTATTTGCTGAAGGTAGCGGCTGGCAGCGTTGGTTTCTCGGTGGGCTAGCGGCCATTGTAAGCGTGCTTTTGGTGGTTTGGATTGCACGTTTACGCAGTACTAATTGGCGAGAATCCTGCGCTTTGGCTCTGGTTCTGGGGGGCGCGCTTGGTAATTTGATCGACAGGGCCTTGTTCGGGTACGTTATTGATTTTATTGCAGTGCACTATCAACATCACGAGTGGCCAGCCTTCAATATTGCTGATTCCGCCATTTGTATTGGCGCAGGGCTTATGATTTGGGATGCCGTTTTTACAAAAAAAGCCGGGTCCCCAAAGGTTGAATCACATGGTTGA
- the ileS gene encoding isoleucine--tRNA ligase, whose amino-acid sequence MTDYKSTLNLPKTSFAMKANLAQREPQTLKRWYQEELYQQIRKARAGREKFILHDGPPYANGDIHIGHAVNKILKDIIIKEKTISGFDAPYIPGWDCHGLPIEHNVEKKVGKAGVKVDHATFRKKCREYAARQVEGQKKDFIRLGVLGEWENPYLTMDFGTEANIVRSLGKIVKNGHLNRGFKPVYWSVVGGSALAEAEVEYQDKTSFSIDVKYPVVDEADLTARMGALSGSGSVSVVIWTTTPWTLPSSQAVSVNAELDYVLLQVGNERLLLAEALLDTVTKRAGFENPKVVATCKGQQLENLQVNHPFYSRVIPVILGDHVTTDAGTGCVHTAPDHGVEDFVVGTKYGIGTLNYVDEHGVYRDEVEIFAGDHVYKVDEKVIALLEENHALLHQEKFVHSFPHCWRTKTPLIFRATPQWFISMNQNGLLANVRKAVDGVKWIPDWGEARINSMLDSSPDWCISRQRTWGVPITLFIHKTTQELHPNTNELIEAVAKRIEEKGMEAWFELDAAELLGEDAERYQKVTDTLDVWFDSGVTHYSVMQQREQLGYPADLYLEGSDQHRGWFQSSLKTAIAINGTAPYRQVLTHGFAVDAEGKKMSKSIGNTVSPQKIMNDLGGDVLRLWVAATDFSGDMNVSDEILKRTADSYRRIRNTVRYFLSNLTGFDPAADGVAFDDMVELDKWAVDRAAKLQAEIRSAYTNYQFHTIYQKLHNFCVVDMGGFYLDIIKDRVYTMKEDSAARRSAQTAQYHIVQAFVRWIAPILSFTADEVWQALPGEKSGSVFTSEWWPLEQHAEDEMLSETFWLQVAKVKTAVNGVIESKRNDGAIGGSLAADVTLYCSDELYGALSKLGDELRFVFICSSVQLAKTNAGAGMETDVDGLTVAVEKSEQQKCTRCWHHRKDVGACSKHPELCGRCVDNIDGAGEERQFA is encoded by the coding sequence ATGACCGACTATAAATCGACCCTGAACCTCCCCAAAACCAGTTTTGCTATGAAAGCAAACTTGGCTCAGCGGGAGCCGCAAACCCTTAAACGCTGGTATCAGGAAGAGCTGTATCAGCAAATCCGTAAAGCTCGGGCGGGGCGTGAAAAGTTTATTCTGCACGATGGCCCTCCCTATGCGAATGGCGATATACATATCGGTCATGCGGTTAATAAAATCTTAAAAGATATCATTATTAAAGAAAAAACCATCAGTGGTTTTGATGCGCCTTATATTCCCGGTTGGGACTGTCACGGCCTGCCAATTGAGCACAACGTGGAGAAAAAGGTCGGAAAAGCCGGAGTTAAAGTTGACCACGCTACTTTCCGCAAGAAGTGTCGGGAGTATGCTGCACGCCAGGTAGAGGGGCAAAAGAAAGACTTTATTCGCCTTGGCGTTTTGGGCGAATGGGAAAACCCCTACCTAACAATGGACTTTGGTACAGAGGCCAATATCGTTCGTTCATTGGGCAAAATTGTAAAAAATGGTCACCTGAATCGTGGTTTTAAACCCGTGTATTGGAGTGTTGTTGGTGGTTCGGCGCTTGCGGAAGCGGAGGTTGAGTATCAGGATAAAACCTCTTTTTCTATCGATGTGAAATACCCCGTTGTCGATGAAGCCGATCTTACCGCGCGCATGGGGGCGCTGAGCGGCAGCGGTTCGGTATCCGTGGTGATTTGGACAACCACCCCTTGGACTTTGCCGTCCAGTCAGGCGGTAAGCGTGAACGCAGAGTTGGATTATGTACTGCTTCAGGTAGGCAACGAGCGGCTGCTTTTGGCCGAAGCGTTGCTGGATACGGTCACTAAACGCGCGGGCTTTGAGAATCCCAAAGTTGTGGCTACCTGTAAAGGCCAGCAATTAGAAAACTTACAGGTAAACCATCCTTTTTATAGTCGTGTAATACCGGTGATTCTCGGTGATCATGTCACTACGGATGCGGGTACTGGCTGTGTGCATACCGCTCCGGATCATGGTGTGGAAGATTTCGTGGTAGGCACTAAATACGGTATCGGCACACTTAACTATGTGGATGAGCATGGTGTGTATCGCGACGAAGTCGAGATTTTCGCCGGTGACCATGTGTACAAAGTGGATGAAAAAGTCATTGCCCTGCTGGAAGAAAATCATGCGCTGCTTCATCAAGAGAAGTTTGTTCACAGCTTTCCCCACTGTTGGCGAACAAAAACGCCGTTGATTTTCCGAGCAACACCGCAGTGGTTTATTAGCATGAACCAGAATGGTTTGTTGGCGAACGTTAGAAAAGCCGTCGATGGCGTTAAGTGGATTCCCGATTGGGGTGAAGCGCGCATTAATTCAATGTTGGACTCCAGCCCAGATTGGTGTATTTCTCGCCAGCGTACTTGGGGCGTTCCTATTACGTTGTTCATACATAAAACAACGCAGGAGCTACACCCAAATACTAATGAGCTGATTGAAGCCGTAGCGAAAAGAATTGAAGAAAAAGGTATGGAGGCCTGGTTTGAACTGGATGCGGCAGAGTTGTTGGGCGAGGATGCCGAGCGCTACCAAAAGGTAACCGATACGCTGGACGTATGGTTTGACTCGGGTGTTACGCATTATTCAGTGATGCAGCAACGCGAGCAACTGGGTTATCCGGCCGACTTGTATCTGGAAGGTTCAGATCAACACCGCGGATGGTTTCAGTCGTCTTTAAAAACAGCCATTGCGATTAACGGCACTGCGCCTTACCGGCAGGTGTTAACCCACGGTTTCGCCGTTGACGCCGAGGGCAAAAAAATGTCCAAATCTATCGGCAATACGGTTTCACCTCAAAAAATAATGAATGACCTAGGTGGAGATGTCTTGCGCCTATGGGTAGCCGCCACGGATTTCAGTGGTGACATGAATGTGTCGGACGAAATCCTCAAGCGTACCGCAGATTCCTATCGCCGTATTCGCAATACCGTGCGCTATTTTCTCTCCAACCTTACCGGTTTTGATCCCGCAGCCGATGGCGTAGCCTTTGACGACATGGTAGAGCTTGATAAGTGGGCGGTAGACCGTGCAGCTAAACTGCAAGCAGAGATTAGAAGCGCCTATACAAACTACCAATTCCACACAATTTACCAAAAATTACACAATTTTTGTGTGGTTGATATGGGGGGGTTTTACCTCGATATTATTAAAGACCGCGTGTATACCATGAAGGAAGACAGCGCTGCACGGCGCTCTGCGCAAACTGCGCAGTACCATATTGTGCAGGCGTTTGTGCGTTGGATAGCGCCAATTCTCTCGTTTACTGCGGATGAAGTTTGGCAAGCATTGCCGGGCGAAAAAAGTGGTAGCGTGTTTACCTCTGAATGGTGGCCATTGGAGCAGCACGCTGAAGATGAAATGCTGTCGGAGACATTTTGGCTTCAGGTCGCCAAGGTTAAAACGGCGGTTAACGGGGTGATAGAAAGCAAGCGTAATGATGGCGCTATTGGTGGCTCCCTAGCGGCCGACGTCACCCTATATTGCAGTGATGAACTCTATGGCGCGCTGTCCAAATTGGGTGATGAATTACGTTTTGTGTTTATCTGTTCCAGCGTTCAATTGGCGAAAACCAATGCGGGAGCAGGTATGGAAACCGATGTCGATGGGCTAACCGTCGCAGTTGAAAAATCCGAGCAACAAAAATGCACCCGTTGCTGGCATCACCGTAAAGATGTCGGTGCTTGCAGCAAGCACCCAGAATTATGCGGTCGCTGTGTAGATAATATTGATGGCGCCGGTGAGGAGAGACAGTTTGCTTAA
- a CDS encoding riboflavin kinase, with product MKPTISGGRKPLLEVHILDVEASLYGECLHVDFKHKLRAEMRFDSLEQLKSQIAQDVESARSWFQYPEYQTN from the coding sequence GTGAAACCTACCATTAGTGGCGGGCGAAAACCGCTGCTCGAGGTGCATATACTCGACGTGGAGGCTTCTTTATACGGGGAGTGTTTGCATGTCGACTTTAAACATAAGTTACGTGCGGAAATGCGTTTTGATAGTCTGGAACAGTTAAAAAGCCAGATAGCGCAGGACGTTGAATCAGCTCGCAGCTGGTTTCAGTATCCCGAATACCAAACGAATTAA
- the ribF gene encoding bifunctional riboflavin kinase/FAD synthetase, with product MAQQEFINGLNALLPCHHDCVATIGSFDGVHLGHQALIAQVQKIASQLGLPSVVIVFEPQPYEYFSREKAPSRLTRLREKVGQLFEQGVDRVLCLKFDPMLRGLSAQAFVDQVLVFGLGVRHLVVGDDFRFGCDRNGDFSFLQQYGEHAGFSVTDTHTQLAEGVRISSTRIRSLLEQDKLAEASKLLGREYSVTGRVVYGNQLGRTLGFPTANIGLGRYRAAVQGVYAVTVTGGGC from the coding sequence ATGGCGCAGCAAGAATTTATTAATGGCCTCAATGCATTGTTGCCTTGTCATCACGACTGTGTGGCGACTATTGGCTCTTTTGATGGTGTTCACCTCGGTCATCAGGCCTTGATTGCTCAAGTTCAGAAAATAGCCTCTCAGTTGGGGCTGCCTTCCGTGGTTATAGTGTTTGAACCTCAGCCCTACGAGTACTTTTCTCGAGAAAAGGCTCCGTCGCGTCTTACACGCTTGCGAGAGAAGGTCGGGCAGCTATTTGAGCAAGGGGTAGATCGCGTACTTTGCCTCAAGTTCGACCCGATGTTGCGAGGCCTATCGGCTCAGGCTTTTGTGGATCAAGTACTGGTATTCGGGCTGGGAGTTCGCCACTTAGTGGTGGGGGATGATTTTCGCTTTGGCTGTGATCGTAACGGTGATTTTAGCTTCCTCCAGCAATACGGTGAGCATGCTGGGTTTAGCGTAACTGATACACACACTCAGTTAGCCGAGGGCGTACGTATTAGCAGTACACGTATTCGCTCCTTGCTGGAACAGGACAAGCTCGCTGAGGCGAGCAAATTGCTTGGCCGAGAATACAGCGTCACCGGCAGGGTAGTTTACGGTAATCAGCTGGGACGCACTTTGGGTTTCCCCACCGCAAATATTGGCCTTGGTCGATATCGAGCTGCCGTGCAGGGGGTATACGCTGTTACGGTTACCGGCGGGGGCTGCTGA
- the murJ gene encoding murein biosynthesis integral membrane protein MurJ, producing the protein MLRSSAVVSSMTMVSRVLGLIRDILFARFLGAEASADAFYVAFKIPNFLRRLFAEGAFAQAFVPVLSEYRQQGSQAAVRHFIDRIAGCLGSSLILISVIVVVAAPLVTAIFGMGFLLKNPDKFDLTTDLLRITFPYIFLISLTGFAGSILNSYDKFAVPAFTPVLLNVVLIMAAAIVSPLMEQPVYALAWGVVVAGVLQLLFQVPFLIRLGLLPHPKVDWGDESVVKVLKLMAPAMFGVSVGQINLLFDTVLASFLPDGSITWLYFSDRLTELPLGVFGVGIATVVLPSLSRQFVSGTEKFSATLDWAIRMILLVGLPAALALMILAEAILYALFQYGEYLSIDVYMSSFSLRAYTLGLVAFMLIKVLASGYFSRQDTRTPVRIGIIAMVVNMGLNIVFVVPCHFLWQIGHAGLALATSISAFLNAGLLYRGLRNDKVYVPGAGWKRFYLQVLGANATMVAVLLFGLILVGDLANMGVVERVSRVILLCLVGLLSYLGVLLLLGMRMRHLRVAG; encoded by the coding sequence ATGCTGAGATCCAGCGCTGTTGTTAGTAGTATGACAATGGTGTCTCGGGTGCTTGGGCTGATTCGGGATATATTATTTGCGCGGTTTTTGGGCGCAGAAGCCTCTGCCGATGCTTTTTATGTAGCTTTTAAAATACCTAACTTTTTACGCCGTCTTTTTGCTGAGGGTGCTTTTGCGCAGGCTTTTGTGCCGGTGTTGTCGGAGTATCGCCAGCAGGGGAGTCAGGCTGCGGTTAGGCATTTTATCGACCGTATTGCGGGTTGCCTTGGCTCTTCGCTTATTTTAATCAGTGTGATTGTGGTGGTAGCTGCGCCCCTGGTAACTGCCATTTTTGGTATGGGGTTTTTACTGAAAAACCCCGATAAATTTGACCTTACCACCGACCTACTGCGTATTACGTTCCCGTATATATTCCTTATATCGCTCACTGGGTTTGCCGGTTCAATTCTTAATAGTTACGATAAGTTTGCGGTTCCTGCTTTTACGCCAGTATTGCTGAATGTTGTGTTGATTATGGCAGCGGCAATCGTTTCCCCGCTGATGGAGCAGCCAGTATATGCGCTTGCTTGGGGCGTGGTTGTGGCCGGAGTATTGCAGCTGCTCTTCCAGGTGCCGTTTTTGATACGCTTGGGTTTATTGCCGCACCCGAAGGTGGATTGGGGCGATGAGTCTGTTGTAAAAGTACTGAAACTTATGGCCCCGGCAATGTTTGGTGTATCGGTCGGGCAGATAAACTTGTTGTTTGATACGGTGCTGGCATCCTTTCTTCCTGATGGCAGTATTACTTGGCTGTATTTTTCTGATCGTTTAACCGAGTTACCCCTCGGGGTGTTTGGGGTTGGTATTGCGACCGTTGTGTTGCCGAGTCTTTCTCGACAGTTTGTTTCGGGTACTGAGAAGTTTAGCGCAACACTTGATTGGGCTATTCGTATGATTTTACTCGTTGGCTTGCCGGCGGCGTTAGCGCTGATGATTCTTGCCGAAGCCATTCTCTATGCGTTGTTTCAGTATGGGGAATATCTCTCCATAGACGTGTATATGTCGAGTTTTAGTCTGCGGGCGTACACCCTTGGCCTTGTGGCTTTCATGTTGATTAAGGTACTTGCCAGCGGCTATTTTTCGCGTCAGGACACACGCACACCCGTGCGTATTGGCATTATTGCTATGGTTGTTAACATGGGGTTGAATATAGTGTTTGTTGTTCCATGCCATTTTTTGTGGCAAATAGGCCACGCGGGTCTAGCGCTTGCTACATCCATCTCCGCTTTCCTTAATGCCGGACTTCTTTATCGAGGCCTTAGAAATGACAAGGTCTACGTTCCCGGGGCGGGCTGGAAGCGCTTCTATCTGCAGGTGTTGGGGGCAAACGCGACAATGGTGGCGGTATTATTGTTTGGCCTCATTTTGGTGGGGGATCTTGCCAATATGGGCGTAGTTGAACGCGTCTCGCGCGTTATATTGCTGTGTTTGGTTGGGCTTTTAAGCTATTTAGGGGTGTTGCTACTGCTTGGTATGCGTATGCGCCATCTTCGTGTTGCGGGCTAG